One genomic segment of Rivularia sp. PCC 7116 includes these proteins:
- a CDS encoding calcium-binding protein — MSKGNFEEFLEALGAFESGKPSGDSEQYSSVNNVTGATGKYQFTQRLMQDLDYYQNDSNLSDNIWDGEFTGKNGITSLESWKNSPAVQETGIRESFFTNYGYVNSELRKNSIPTLDTTFLANNKDTKTIKFYKLNNDLTDFERDENGQPVLNENLELTQVNLSLSGIIAGAHLRGGFGVGEVISKLNGKDLVDFTDTTQFDVEYYKTYLYDEINTSIFKYINDFGNYNTQISDFELPSYGDAQNYLLFGTLNQNSIEGGNGNDKIYGLEENDTLTGLDGNDSLYGGAGSDKLLGGDGNDLIDGWYKSFQADQIDTFTGGAGSDTFVLGNDTDGVYYLGNGYAQIQDFRAFEGDKIQWAGNIEDYSTSLKSSDSSFLQLYYQNDLIAEISLI, encoded by the coding sequence ATGTCTAAAGGCAATTTCGAGGAATTTCTAGAAGCGTTAGGTGCTTTTGAATCAGGAAAACCATCAGGAGATTCAGAACAATACAGTAGCGTCAATAATGTTACAGGTGCAACTGGTAAATACCAGTTTACACAGAGATTAATGCAAGATTTAGACTACTATCAAAATGATAGTAATTTATCTGATAATATCTGGGATGGCGAATTTACCGGGAAAAACGGAATTACAAGCTTAGAATCATGGAAGAATAGTCCAGCCGTACAGGAAACAGGTATTCGTGAATCTTTTTTTACTAATTACGGATATGTAAATTCTGAATTGAGGAAAAACAGTATTCCCACTCTCGATACGACGTTTTTAGCTAACAACAAAGATACTAAAACCATTAAGTTTTATAAATTAAACAATGACCTTACAGATTTTGAACGAGATGAAAACGGTCAACCAGTATTAAATGAAAACCTCGAATTAACACAAGTAAATCTTTCTTTATCCGGGATTATTGCGGGAGCGCATCTTCGCGGAGGTTTTGGTGTAGGAGAAGTTATCTCAAAGTTAAATGGAAAAGATTTAGTTGACTTTACAGATACAACGCAATTTGATGTCGAATACTACAAAACTTATCTCTACGATGAAATTAATACCTCGATTTTTAAATACATCAATGATTTTGGCAATTACAATACTCAAATCTCAGATTTTGAATTACCTAGCTATGGAGATGCCCAAAACTACTTACTATTCGGTACATTAAACCAAAATTCTATTGAAGGTGGTAATGGTAATGATAAGATTTATGGTCTTGAAGAAAATGATACTTTAACTGGTCTTGACGGTAACGATTCGCTTTATGGTGGAGCCGGTAGCGACAAACTTTTGGGTGGTGATGGTAACGATTTAATTGATGGTTGGTACAAATCTTTTCAAGCCGATCAAATTGACACATTCACAGGTGGAGCCGGTAGCGATACTTTTGTATTGGGGAATGATACTGACGGAGTGTATTATCTAGGAAATGGATACGCTCAAATTCAAGATTTTCGAGCATTTGAAGGTGACAAAATTCAGTGGGCTGGAAATATAGAAGATTATTCAACATCATTGAAATCTTCCGATAGTTCCTTCTTACAGCTTTATTATCAAAACGATTTGATTGCTGAAATATCCTTGATTTAA
- a CDS encoding filamentous hemagglutinin N-terminal domain-containing protein, producing the protein MSQASMGFYRIKGLAIVMVSAIALDANSSVAQITPDTTLPVDFKVDKVNQTFNIDGGKKAGNNLFHSFKEFSVPTGWEAVFKNGADIQNIFTRVTGKSISNIDGLIKANGSANLFLMNPNGILFGENARLDIGGSFIGTTAESMKFPDSSEFSAVNPQAPPLLKINVPLGLQFGKSPGNIKVGNNLQTSLTDKSPTLLEVKPGKTLALIGGEVELNGERLRAPGGRIELGGLASAGTVEISHDGSFSFPLGVERADTLLNRGEVDVTGGGGGDISIHARNIKLNLGTDICAGIGGDDACGKLASNTTGAVGSQAGDIMLNATGDITGDKGVKINNRVNRGVIGNSGNIDIKTRSLTMSDGAKISASTFGKGNAGNIIVRAKDIISLTGGDIFSTVGAGGVGKAGNININATSLKLENAAQLLTITREASKTQPAGRGNAGNVDIKVTGAVDIVGIKNNTLPSGIFSRVKTGTNGNGGDITIDAGSFKLRDGAQISTSTSGEGNAGNITVSAKTGSLEVLNGAQVSASTFGKGNAGNIIVLAKDAISLKDSYILSTVGAGGVGKGGNIDIDAASLKLENAAQLLTITREASKTQPAGRGNAGNVDIKVTGAVDIVGMKNNTLPSGIFSRVKTGTNGNGGDITIDAGSFKLRDGAQISTSTSGEGNAGNVTVSAKTGSLEVLNGAQVSASTNGKGNAGSVNINANDLVKIDGQGVFTGAFSQVNKEANGNAGDVSIAANSLEIVNRARLSTSTSGEGNAGDLSIKATESVKVIGTGETNTHPSLSANVSGRASRSDRKGGDLRIDTKKLVITNAQVSASTSGLGNAGNLSVNASESVEISGKIFSTNKKDPTTPINNPAGLFSQVNSEGEGNGGNLSVETPSLSVGNGGKIQVAVFGKGDAGKLSIRASDIDIYDTPGEADFFQGGIFAGFQFDGDESTALPEGDFGGAIAIETDRLRVRDGGTVTVFTEGNGNAGRLQINAKDYIEVYGKVNALTTNNIFTSKISGEATTGSTGNGGSVKLNSDKFIVRDGGKISVDNQGEKVGGDIEIYGGSLTLDNGGKISAETRSNTGGNINLNLQDLLLLRNGSQISTTAGNEQFGGDGGNIKINAPLIVAVPKENSDISANAFMGNGGEVNIKAQGIFGIEFQKRPTSQSDITASSKFGVRGTVNINTPELDPTSGLIELPLDVVDASQQISNACTPRSRQFENRFVVMGRGGLPMSPTEPLQDTNTLSAWVKLKPQSQTAALRKISNLDNNSRKNEITKRNQIIEATGWIVDKNGNIEFVAQANQSNFKSLSQTAACSVSE; encoded by the coding sequence ATGTCTCAAGCATCTATGGGTTTCTACCGCATCAAAGGTTTAGCTATTGTAATGGTTAGCGCGATCGCCTTAGATGCAAATAGTTCGGTTGCTCAAATTACACCGGATACGACTCTCCCTGTGGATTTCAAAGTGGATAAAGTTAATCAAACTTTCAACATCGATGGAGGAAAGAAAGCAGGAAATAATCTATTCCATAGTTTCAAGGAGTTTTCGGTTCCTACTGGTTGGGAAGCAGTTTTTAAGAATGGTGCAGATATTCAAAATATTTTTACAAGAGTCACTGGTAAATCAATTTCTAATATTGATGGTTTAATCAAAGCAAACGGTAGCGCCAACTTGTTTTTAATGAATCCCAATGGGATTTTATTTGGTGAAAATGCAAGGTTGGATATTGGTGGTTCTTTTATTGGCACAACTGCCGAAAGTATGAAATTTCCCGACAGTAGTGAATTTAGTGCGGTAAATCCGCAAGCACCACCGTTATTAAAGATTAATGTACCTTTAGGTTTGCAATTTGGAAAGAGTCCGGGAAATATTAAGGTTGGGAATAATCTACAGACTAGTCTCACAGACAAATCACCTACTCTTCTTGAGGTTAAGCCAGGAAAAACCTTGGCGCTTATCGGCGGTGAAGTTGAACTAAATGGCGAAAGACTCAGGGCACCAGGAGGAAGAATTGAATTAGGAGGATTAGCGTCTGCGGGAACGGTAGAAATAAGTCATGATGGCAGTTTCAGTTTTCCCTTGGGAGTAGAGCGAGCAGATACATTACTAAATCGTGGTGAAGTGGATGTTACTGGTGGAGGAGGAGGGGATATTAGTATCCATGCTCGCAACATCAAGCTTAACCTTGGTACTGATATTTGTGCTGGAATTGGTGGAGATGATGCTTGTGGGAAATTAGCATCGAATACTACTGGTGCTGTGGGAAGTCAGGCTGGAGATATCATGCTGAATGCTACAGGAGATATTACAGGCGATAAAGGAGTTAAAATTAATAACCGAGTTAATCGTGGTGTAATTGGTAACAGTGGTAATATCGATATCAAAACTCGATCTTTAACTATGAGTGACGGTGCCAAAATATCTGCCAGTACTTTTGGAAAAGGGAATGCAGGGAACATTATAGTACGTGCAAAAGATATCATTTCTCTTACAGGTGGCGACATATTCAGCACGGTGGGAGCAGGGGGTGTAGGTAAGGCTGGCAATATTAATATTAATGCTACTTCCTTAAAACTAGAAAATGCCGCTCAACTATTAACCATTACTCGCGAAGCCTCTAAAACTCAACCAGCAGGTAGGGGGAATGCAGGAAATGTAGATATAAAAGTAACAGGTGCTGTTGATATTGTCGGCATAAAAAACAACACCTTACCCAGTGGAATTTTTAGCCGTGTAAAAACAGGAACTAATGGTAATGGAGGTGATATTACCATTGATGCGGGTTCGTTTAAGTTACGAGATGGCGCTCAAATTTCTACTAGTACTTCTGGAGAAGGAAATGCGGGGAATATAACAGTAAGTGCCAAAACTGGCTCCCTTGAGGTATTAAATGGTGCCCAAGTATCTGCCAGTACTTTTGGAAAAGGGAATGCAGGGAACATTATAGTACTTGCAAAAGATGCCATTTCTCTTAAAGATAGCTATATCTTGAGCACAGTGGGAGCAGGGGGTGTAGGTAAGGGTGGCAATATTGATATTGATGCTGCTTCCTTAAAACTAGAAAATGCCGCTCAACTATTAACCATTACTCGCGAAGCCTCTAAAACTCAACCAGCAGGTAGGGGGAATGCAGGAAATGTAGATATAAAAGTAACAGGTGCTGTTGATATTGTCGGCATGAAAAACAACACCTTACCCAGTGGAATTTTTAGCCGTGTAAAAACAGGAACTAATGGTAATGGAGGTGATATTACCATTGATGCGGGTTCGTTTAAGTTACGAGATGGCGCTCAAATTTCTACTAGTACTTCTGGAGAAGGAAATGCGGGGAATGTAACAGTAAGTGCCAAAACTGGCTCCCTTGAGGTACTAAATGGTGCCCAAGTATCTGCCAGTACTAATGGAAAAGGTAATGCAGGTAGCGTCAATATTAATGCAAATGATTTAGTAAAAATTGACGGACAAGGAGTTTTTACTGGGGCGTTTAGCCAAGTAAACAAAGAGGCAAACGGTAATGCCGGAGACGTATCCATTGCGGCAAACTCCCTAGAAATTGTCAATCGTGCCCGACTTTCCACCAGTACCTCTGGAGAAGGAAATGCTGGTGACTTGTCGATCAAAGCCACTGAATCGGTAAAAGTTATAGGTACAGGAGAAACTAATACACACCCTTCTTTGAGCGCTAATGTATCAGGAAGAGCTAGTAGAAGCGACAGGAAAGGGGGAGATTTAAGAATCGACACAAAAAAACTAGTAATCACAAATGCCCAAGTCTCAGCTTCAACCTCTGGTTTAGGAAATGCAGGTAATCTTAGCGTTAACGCTTCCGAATCTGTAGAAATCAGCGGAAAAATATTTTCAACGAACAAAAAAGACCCAACAACACCGATTAACAACCCTGCTGGCTTATTTTCTCAAGTCAATAGCGAAGGTGAAGGTAACGGTGGGAACCTAAGTGTCGAAACCCCAAGCTTAAGTGTTGGTAATGGTGGCAAAATCCAAGTCGCTGTCTTTGGTAAAGGTGATGCTGGCAAGTTATCAATTCGCGCTTCCGATATCGATATCTATGATACTCCAGGTGAAGCGGACTTCTTTCAAGGTGGTATATTTGCTGGCTTTCAATTCGATGGAGATGAAAGCACGGCTCTACCCGAAGGCGATTTTGGTGGAGCGATCGCCATAGAAACTGACAGATTGCGTGTCAGAGATGGAGGTACCGTAACAGTATTTACAGAAGGTAATGGCAATGCAGGTAGATTGCAAATCAATGCTAAGGATTATATCGAAGTCTACGGAAAAGTAAATGCTTTAACAACAAACAATATATTCACCAGTAAAATTAGTGGAGAAGCCACAACAGGTAGTACGGGTAACGGCGGCAGCGTAAAACTTAATTCTGACAAATTCATTGTCAGGGACGGTGGTAAAATTTCTGTGGATAACCAAGGAGAAAAAGTTGGCGGCGATATCGAAATTTACGGAGGCTCTCTAACTCTTGATAATGGTGGAAAAATCTCTGCCGAAACCCGCAGCAACACTGGCGGTAATATCAATCTAAATCTGCAAGACTTATTATTATTACGCAATGGCAGTCAAATCTCTACTACTGCCGGAAATGAGCAATTTGGTGGTGATGGTGGCAACATCAAGATTAATGCCCCCTTAATCGTCGCTGTTCCCAAAGAAAATAGCGATATCAGCGCCAACGCCTTTATGGGTAATGGTGGTGAAGTTAACATAAAAGCTCAGGGAATATTCGGGATTGAATTTCAAAAACGACCGACATCACAAAGCGACATCACCGCCAGTTCCAAATTTGGCGTGAGGGGTACTGTAAATATAAACACACCAGAATTAGACCCTACTAGTGGCTTAATCGAACTCCCACTTGATGTAGTTGATGCTTCCCAGCAAATATCTAATGCTTGCACTCCTAGAAGTCGGCAATTTGAGAATAGATTTGTGGTTATGGGAAGGGGTGGTTTACCCATGAGTCCCACCGAACCATTGCAAGACACTAATACTTTATCTGCATGGGTGAAATTAAAACCACAATCGCAAACAGCAGCTTTGAGAAAAATTTCAAATTTAGATAATAATTCTCGTAAAAATGAAATTACAAAAAGAAATCAAATTATAGAAGCTACTGGATGGATAGTTGACAAAAATGGGAATATAGAGTTTGTCGCTCAAGCGAATCAAAGTAATTTCAAAAGCCTTAGTCAAACCGCTGCTTGTTCTGTATCTGAGTAA
- the msrB gene encoding peptide-methionine (R)-S-oxide reductase MsrB, which produces MKRRYFLEAGGVILGASWLSQYFIDKSKVIATASSEFEITKTEEEWREILAPPEFYVLRQHGTERPRSSSLDKQYAEGTYVCAGCNLPLFKSNTKFNSGTGWPSFYAAIPGAIDTSADNSFLMRRTEVHCRRCGGHLGHVFNDGPKPTGKRYCMNGVALKFVEA; this is translated from the coding sequence ATGAAGAGAAGATATTTTTTAGAAGCTGGGGGAGTAATACTAGGTGCTTCATGGCTATCGCAATATTTTATAGATAAGTCAAAAGTTATAGCAACTGCTTCGAGTGAGTTCGAGATTACTAAAACAGAAGAAGAATGGCGCGAAATTTTGGCACCTCCCGAGTTTTACGTACTGCGGCAGCATGGAACCGAACGCCCTCGCAGCAGTTCTCTTGACAAGCAATATGCGGAGGGTACTTATGTATGCGCTGGGTGTAATTTACCACTGTTTAAATCGAATACTAAATTCAACAGCGGTACGGGATGGCCAAGTTTTTATGCTGCCATTCCAGGAGCAATTGATACATCGGCGGATAACTCGTTTTTAATGAGACGTACTGAAGTTCATTGTCGTCGCTGCGGCGGACATTTAGGTCATGTATTCAACGATGGGCCAAAGCCTACTGGCAAACGTTATTGTATGAATGGGGTGGCGTTGAAATTTGTTGAAGCTTGA
- a CDS encoding Uma2 family endonuclease, with the protein MLNPTVTIPEAFKVSHEQFKELAIANRDLRLERTEEGELVVIPLNGGEAGAKNTNITGQLWLWNRQSKIGIALLYRVKIYYPNLF; encoded by the coding sequence ATGCTTAACCCTACCGTAACTATCCCCGAAGCCTTCAAAGTTTCTCACGAACAATTTAAAGAATTAGCGATAGCGAACCGCGACTTAAGATTGGAACGAACTGAAGAAGGAGAATTAGTGGTTATACCTCTGAATGGAGGTGAAGCAGGAGCAAAAAATACGAATATTACTGGACAATTATGGCTTTGGAATCGTCAAAGCAAAATAGGAATCGCTCTTCTTTATCGGGTGAAGATTTATTACCCGAATTTATTTTAG
- a CDS encoding Hsp70 family protein, whose translation MQDYHNTRIIGFDLGHGETALTWVRADNQENSPQSLLINNRKSQITAIAHHPQRGIIIGEMACQLSDASILEIAFKTRKFQDFSYQKTIEQFVNAIYQHLIDTNQIQTEDTNYFFVGCPSGWWIEEIQSYKQILSETVPNATVVKESRAALMHAKESGIFTIQELEKSVLVIDIGSSTTDYTLVKGMADTPIDFGHDLGASLIEKEILKKTLELHRQYREKREDIIKLGKYLNEEEIWTLEEIDKLETILQQSPIYRNRCELRCRKAKEEYFNYQDTYQDDFVNVGSEDIQRKFKFSPLVNGKIINAILNQPLQQLDNKSWRDDFSSQLKVVKRKLDEQSIIPSAILLTGSASKMGFVMEMSQETFPNLPCKRDGEPELCIARGLARWGRVYIRTSGFMDEISKFLDNELTGIVGNHVPAFLDKLSEELANGLVEEVVKPCVKSWRNREIVTLKALELEIENKAKTWLTGSDGNSKVTKCLLAWLGNVQDEVREKTDSICSKYGLPLGTFGSKTIDLGDHTGKVPTSISFDDLSGLSVFVGHLVAIIVGVVLAGLFHVIIFAGIIAPIIGIVVYFAGESLVKETDIPGWVRKFVSDSRINDLARQKKPELQNKIHETLTKDPTIAIKLGKSISEWLKETVQEQADRARLLIA comes from the coding sequence ATGCAAGATTACCATAATACTAGAATAATCGGGTTTGATTTAGGGCATGGCGAAACTGCTTTAACTTGGGTACGTGCGGATAACCAAGAAAACTCACCTCAAAGCTTATTAATCAATAATCGTAAAAGCCAAATTACTGCGATCGCGCATCATCCCCAACGGGGAATAATCATCGGTGAAATGGCTTGTCAGCTATCGGATGCATCTATTTTAGAAATTGCTTTTAAAACTAGAAAATTTCAAGATTTTTCCTATCAAAAGACTATAGAACAATTTGTTAACGCTATTTATCAGCATTTAATCGATACAAATCAAATTCAAACCGAAGATACAAATTACTTTTTCGTCGGTTGCCCCTCGGGATGGTGGATAGAAGAAATTCAAAGTTATAAACAAATACTTTCCGAAACCGTACCGAATGCCACAGTCGTCAAAGAATCCCGTGCTGCTTTGATGCACGCCAAAGAAAGCGGTATTTTTACAATTCAGGAATTAGAAAAATCTGTTTTAGTAATTGATATCGGTTCTTCCACAACTGATTATACCTTAGTTAAGGGTATGGCAGATACTCCCATAGATTTTGGACACGATTTGGGTGCATCTTTAATTGAAAAAGAAATTTTGAAAAAAACTTTAGAATTACATCGGCAATATCGAGAGAAACGCGAAGATATTATTAAATTAGGAAAATATCTCAACGAAGAAGAAATTTGGACATTAGAAGAAATTGATAAATTAGAAACAATTCTTCAGCAAAGTCCTATTTATAGAAATCGTTGCGAACTTCGCTGTCGTAAAGCCAAGGAAGAATATTTTAACTATCAAGATACCTATCAAGATGATTTTGTTAATGTTGGCAGCGAAGATATCCAGCGCAAGTTTAAATTTTCACCTTTAGTCAATGGGAAAATAATTAACGCTATTCTCAATCAACCCTTACAGCAATTAGATAACAAAAGCTGGCGGGATGACTTCAGCAGCCAATTAAAAGTAGTCAAACGCAAATTAGACGAACAATCTATTATACCCAGCGCCATTTTACTTACCGGCAGCGCTTCCAAAATGGGTTTTGTGATGGAAATGAGTCAAGAAACCTTTCCTAATTTACCTTGCAAACGCGACGGCGAACCCGAATTATGCATCGCTAGAGGATTAGCTCGTTGGGGAAGAGTGTATATTAGAACATCCGGCTTTATGGATGAAATTAGTAAATTTCTAGATAACGAATTAACGGGTATTGTCGGAAATCATGTTCCCGCATTTTTAGATAAATTATCAGAAGAATTAGCTAATGGCTTGGTAGAAGAAGTAGTTAAACCTTGCGTTAAATCTTGGCGAAATCGAGAAATTGTTACTCTCAAAGCTTTAGAATTAGAAATTGAAAATAAAGCTAAAACTTGGTTAACTGGAAGCGATGGTAATAGTAAAGTGACCAAATGCTTATTAGCTTGGTTGGGAAACGTGCAAGATGAAGTCAGAGAAAAGACTGATTCTATTTGTAGTAAATATGGTTTACCTTTAGGTACATTTGGTAGTAAAACAATTGACCTGGGAGACCATACCGGAAAGGTTCCTACATCAATTTCATTTGACGATTTAAGCGGACTTTCCGTATTTGTTGGACACCTGGTTGCGATTATAGTTGGTGTTGTTCTCGCCGGTTTATTTCACGTAATAATTTTCGCCGGAATCATCGCTCCAATTATTGGAATTGTTGTTTATTTTGCTGGCGAATCATTAGTTAAAGAAACGGATATTCCCGGCTGGGTACGTAAATTTGTTTCTGATAGTAGAATCAACGATTTAGCACGTCAGAAAAAACCAGAATTACAAAATAAAATCCACGAAACATTAACAAAAGACCCCACAATTGCTATTAAGTTAGGTAAATCAATTAGCGAATGGTTGAAAGAAACCGTACAGGAGCAAGCTGATAGAGCGAGGTTGTTGATTGCTTAG
- a CDS encoding nucleoside hydrolase, producing MTKIIFDTDPGGDDIFALLWLLSLQKQGKAELIAVTTAEGNINSKLTFNNASKVLSLGGFEQVELARGVTLKKSKADAAYIHGMDGMGNISHNLPAAKHDFENAIYADELIVDKLNAHPGEITILAVAPLTNLAAAESKSPGILKKAKEIVIMGGAFKVPGNVTPHAEFNIYYNPEAAEKVFDSCNNTVVLPLDITEQLLFTPTMAEDILSSYHNKLTKFISDLCNFMTAANLRYRQTKGSKGFLVHDGAAVAYLFYPETLMFRRAKVDIETLGNYTLGKTLFDERFIAKDNANAWVALQVDNIGLLASLIEDFNFLCMKYES from the coding sequence ATGACTAAAATAATTTTCGATACAGATCCCGGCGGTGATGATATATTCGCTTTATTGTGGCTGCTAAGTTTACAAAAGCAAGGTAAGGCTGAATTAATTGCAGTTACTACTGCTGAAGGAAATATCAATTCTAAATTGACTTTTAATAATGCTAGTAAAGTTTTGAGTTTAGGCGGTTTTGAACAAGTAGAATTAGCAAGAGGAGTCACTTTAAAAAAATCTAAAGCTGATGCTGCTTATATCCACGGTATGGATGGCATGGGTAATATTTCTCATAATTTACCCGCAGCAAAACATGATTTTGAGAATGCGATTTATGCCGATGAATTAATTGTAGATAAACTTAACGCCCATCCAGGAGAAATTACCATCCTCGCTGTTGCACCTTTAACTAATTTAGCAGCCGCTGAAAGCAAAAGTCCCGGTATTTTGAAAAAAGCTAAAGAAATTGTCATCATGGGAGGTGCTTTCAAAGTACCGGGAAATGTTACTCCTCATGCAGAATTTAATATTTACTATAATCCGGAAGCCGCAGAAAAAGTCTTTGATAGCTGCAACAATACAGTAGTTTTACCTTTAGATATTACCGAACAATTGCTTTTTACTCCAACAATGGCTGAGGATATTTTAAGTAGTTATCATAATAAGTTAACTAAATTTATATCTGACTTATGTAATTTCATGACAGCGGCTAATTTACGCTATCGTCAAACTAAAGGAAGCAAAGGTTTTTTAGTTCATGATGGTGCTGCTGTTGCTTATCTTTTCTATCCCGAAACCCTAATGTTTCGTCGCGCAAAAGTAGATATCGAAACTCTAGGAAATTATACTTTAGGAAAAACTCTTTTTGATGAAAGATTCATCGCTAAAGATAATGCTAATGCTTGGGTTGCTTTGCAGGTAGATAACATTGGTTTGTTAGCTAGTTTGATTGAAGATTTTAACTTTTTGTGTATGAAATATGAGTCTTAA